The Halopseudomonas sabulinigri genome window below encodes:
- a CDS encoding FMN-dependent NADH-azoreductase codes for MQQILVIQSSARQNGSLSREYTANLVAKLQAQYPAAKVVTRDLAAQALPHLDETLLNGWMKPVDQQTDAERAASDRSNVLVDELLASDVVVIGSPMYNFGITSTLKAWFDHVLRAGRTFKYTETGPVGLTPDRKVFVVTSRGGRHQGMPQDHQQPYITTALGFIGIKDVTFLHVEGQSMGDVEAGKGRAEVEAALAAVAA; via the coding sequence ATGCAGCAGATTCTCGTCATTCAAAGCAGCGCACGCCAGAACGGTTCTCTGTCGCGCGAATACACCGCTAACCTGGTTGCCAAGCTTCAGGCTCAATACCCTGCAGCCAAGGTCGTCACTCGCGACCTAGCTGCCCAGGCCCTGCCGCATCTGGATGAAACCTTGCTCAACGGCTGGATGAAGCCGGTAGACCAACAGACCGATGCCGAGCGCGCGGCGTCTGATCGCTCCAACGTACTGGTCGATGAGCTGCTTGCCAGTGACGTGGTGGTGATTGGCTCGCCGATGTACAACTTCGGCATTACCTCAACCTTGAAAGCCTGGTTTGACCACGTACTGCGCGCCGGCCGAACCTTCAAATACACCGAAACCGGCCCGGTTGGTCTGACGCCCGATCGCAAGGTGTTTGTGGTGACCTCGCGTGGCGGTCGCCACCAGGGTATGCCGCAGGATCACCAACAGCCGTACATCACCACTGCGCTTGGCTTTATCGGCATCAAGGATGTGACCTTCCTGCATGTTGAAGGCCAGTCGATGGGTGACGTGGAGGCTGGCAAGGGCCGAGCAGAAGTAGAAGCGGCCTT
- a CDS encoding LysR family transcriptional regulator, translated as MKAPRVTLEQWRTLQAVVDHGGYAQAAEALHRSQSSVSYTIARMQEQLGVPLLTIEGRKAVLTEAGITLLRRSRQVVEQASQLELLAYQMEQGWEAEVQLVVDAAYPTERLAVALKAFMPLSQGCRVQLREEVLSGVEECLINGSADLAISGISIAGFLPQQLNAVDFVAVAHPDHPLHQLQRALTHDDLQSQLQVVIRDSGRRQPRDSGWLGAEQRWTVASLGTAAKLVARGLGFAWLPEHEISSEIAAGRLKILPLEQGARRSHYLFLYANRERPMGPATRILADLLIEHSVTA; from the coding sequence ATGAAAGCACCCCGGGTCACGCTGGAACAATGGCGCACACTCCAGGCGGTTGTCGATCACGGCGGCTATGCCCAGGCAGCTGAAGCTCTGCACCGCTCGCAGTCCTCGGTCAGTTACACCATCGCGCGCATGCAGGAGCAGCTCGGCGTGCCATTGCTGACCATAGAAGGCCGCAAGGCAGTGCTGACCGAGGCCGGTATTACGCTGCTGCGGCGCTCACGCCAGGTGGTCGAACAAGCCAGCCAACTGGAGCTACTCGCGTACCAGATGGAGCAAGGCTGGGAAGCAGAGGTTCAGTTGGTGGTTGATGCGGCCTACCCTACCGAGCGCCTGGCGGTGGCTCTGAAAGCCTTCATGCCACTAAGCCAGGGTTGCCGGGTGCAGTTGCGTGAAGAGGTACTTTCCGGCGTTGAGGAGTGCCTGATCAACGGCAGTGCAGACCTGGCCATCTCTGGCATCAGCATTGCCGGCTTCCTGCCGCAACAGCTCAACGCGGTAGATTTTGTCGCGGTAGCGCACCCCGATCATCCTCTGCACCAATTGCAGCGTGCCCTCACCCACGACGATCTGCAGAGTCAGCTACAGGTCGTGATCCGTGACTCCGGCCGCCGCCAACCGCGCGACTCCGGTTGGCTGGGCGCCGAGCAGCGCTGGACGGTTGCCAGCCTCGGCACTGCCGCCAAGCTGGTCGCACGCGGGCTGGGCTTTGCGTGGCTGCCAGAACACGAAATCAGCTCAGAGATCGCTGCCGGCAGACTCAAGATACTGCCGCTGGAACAAGGCGCACGCCGTTCGCATTATCTGTTTCTGTATGCC